AGATACTGAAAACAGTGTGTGGCTAATGCTGCATTCTGGTTCACGTAATATTGGCAATATGTTGGCACAATGCCACATTAGTACAGCTAAGGAACTCACCCGACTGGCTAATACCCAACTGCCAGATTTAGATTTAGCTTATTTTGTCCAAGGTACATCGGAGTTTGCAGCATACTGGCGCGATTTACAATGGGCGCAAAACTACGCCCGATTCAACCGAGAAGCCATGATGGCACGCTTCAAGCGGATTATTGAAAAACATTTAGCAGGTGGCAAACAAGCTAAACCACTATTGGAGGTTAATTGTCATCATAACTATGCAGAGCAGGAGGTTCATTTTGGTGAAGAAGTTTATGTAACTCGCAAAGGTGCAGTCCGCGCCCGTGAACAAGACTATGGCATAATTCCTGGTTCGATGGGGGCTAAATCTTTCATTATTAAAGGGAAAGGCAATGCCCACAGCTATCATTCGTGCAGTCACGGGGCAGGTAGATTGATGTCACGCAATAAGGCAAAGGAAAACTTTAGCCTTGATGATTTGCTTGAACAAACTCAAGGGGTTGAATGTCGTAAGGATACAGGGATTTTAGACGAAATTCCTGGTGCTTACAAGCCAATTGAGCAGGTAATGGCAAACCAGTCTGATTTAGTTGAGGTAGTAGCAACTCTGAAGCAGGTTGTGTGTGTCAAGGGGTAAAAAATACTCAATATGGTATAAAAGAACTCAGACACGCAAACCTATAAATAGGCTAGAAATTAGCGACAATTGAAACCGCTTAAAAATTATTTAGAGGGTATGTGGAGGTAATGCTATGTCAGATTTAGATCGTGGAATTATGAAGTTTAAGGGGGCAGATTCCCCAAAAGCAGTTGTTATCTCTTCTGTGCTAGTTTTAGGTGGCATCGGCTTCCTACTTTGGTGGGCATTGCAAAGTGCTTACGTGGTGAATTAAAAGGTAACTCTCAGAGTAGCTTTGCTCTTGACTTACCCCAGACAACAAGCGGGTAAGATGCCCGCACTACTAATGTCGTCAGGGCAAGTGCGATCACTCTTTTTCCACCTATAAACTAATCTCAACATAAGTATGGGGCAATCCTTCTCGGACTGCCCCATACTCATAATTAATAGCTTTCTAATCTTTAACACTAGCTGTGCTACCCAGACTTGGTAAGTAGCAAATATCAGCAGACCCAAACTATCTCTGGGTTAGGACTTGCTTGCCTCATCTTGTAGGCGAGATACAACATTGTAATCATCCGCACCTGCGGGAGTTCTAGATTCGGAAATACCTTCGGTAGCACCACCAATAGCTTTCCATGCTGCCAAACCACCTTTTAGTTCAGCTACACATTCAAAACCAGCTTGGCGCAATAAAGAAGCGGCACTCGCAGTTGCTTCATCGCTTTCGCCATAAACATAAATATCGCGGCTGGGTTCTAGGCTAGATTTAGCGCGGTCTACTAACTGATCCACTGGCATCGCCATTGCACCCATGATGTGACCATCGTTGAAAGTATTGCGATCGCGCACATCAAGAATTGTAAAAGCTGGTTCGCCCCATTCTAAACGTGACTTCAAATCTTCAGCTGAAGATTGAGTTTTCAGTCCTGGTGGAGTGGGGGTAACTTCTGGCATATTATCTTTAGCGCCTTTAATTGAATCACCTACCTTATTGGTAGCCTTTTCAATACCTTCTGTAATTTTGTCTTTAGCGTTTTCCAAGTTTTCTGAAATGTTTGACATGATTTAAAATCTCATTACTTTAAATGACTTTAAATGAAATTTAGCAATGAATTTACGCTTAACTTCTCTTTCTTGGGAGGTAATATATAAATTATCTATCTTTAGAGAGACGTGATTCTATAAATTTGTATGCCATGCGAATAGTCCTCATAACTAAAGAATATAATCCTCAGAAAGGATACAAGTGTTTGATTATTGCTATATAAGAATTTAAATTTTTGATCGAGCTAAGAAATTACAAATTTGTTTTTTTATCGCAGATGTGAGCAGATTAACGCAGATTACGCAGATGGAACCCACAATTTTATTGACTTATACAAGAAATATAATAATTAATTACTAAAATAAAATATTAGCTATTTAAACAAATTTAAATAATAAAACACCAAGCTATTTTTTTATTAAAAAACAAATGTTTAAGTTCTTGATGAAGATTCTACGGCAAGAATAGAAAAGAATATTATGTTTGGTTAAGCAGTCAAATTATTCTTGACGCGAAACCTTGGCTAGACAGACTTATGTTGCACTAATACATTATGTTCAATCAAACGAACCTGATATAAAACTTAACTTTAAGGATTGGATATAAAACAAAATAAAAAATCGTGTAACTTTTGTTAAAATATTAACTAAATGAATTGTCAGTAAATTATCTGCAAATTATCTGCCATATCATAACTAAGTCAAGAAAAATTACCTCATACAAAGAAAAAATACTATGGCACTTGGTATTCAACCTTTGCCCACAGAGGTAGTAAACCTAATTGCTGCTGGAGAGGTGATTGACTCTATGGCAGCAGTTGTACGTGAATTGGTAGAAAATGCTTTAGATGCTGGAGCTAAAAGAATTGTAGTATCTTTATATCCCGATCAGTGGCGAGTGCGGGTTGCAGATAATGGCAATGGTATGGTGCTAACTGATTTACGACAAGCAGCAGTTGCACATAGTACTAGCAAAATCCGCAAATGCGAAGATTTATGGAAGATTACTAGCTTAGGATTTCGTGGCGAAGCTTTACACAGCATAGCTCAGTTAGCATCTTTAGAGATTTTGAGCCGTGCAAGTAGCTGTAGTGAAGGTTGGAGTGTTACTTATAATACTCAAGGGGAAGCGGTTGATGTTTCTGCGGTGGCGATCGCACCTGGTACTGTAGTTACAGTATCTAATTTATTTGGTAATTGGGCTGCTCGTCGTCAAGGTTTACCCCCGATGTCGCAACAAATGCGAGCAGTGCAAGCAATTATTCATCAAATTGCTTTATGTCATCCCCATGTTACTTGGAATGTACAGCAAAATGGGCGTGAGTGGTTCAGTATTAGTCCTGGTGTCACAGCTAGACAAATTTTACCTCAGTTATTGCAACAGGTAAGGTTAAGTGATCTGCAACAGCTAACAGTTAAAGTACCTACGCCGCAAGCTGTGGGGGTACAGGGAAACGGGGGTGTAGGGGAGAAGAATGGAGATAATGCTTCAATTCCTAATTCATCGGATCAGAATAGTTATCTAAATTCATCACTATATATAGTGTTAGGATTACCCGATAGATGCCATCGCAGACGTGCAGACTGGGTGCGAGTAGCAACCAATAGACGGATGGTGCGATCGCCTCAATTAGAGCAAACTATATTAGGAGCATTTCAGCGTACTTTACCACGCGATCGCTACCCGATTTGTTTTCTGCATTTAGATATTTCTCCTCATCAAATTGACTGGAACCGTCATCCCGCCAAAGCAGAAATTTACTTACACCATCTTACTTATTGGCAAGAACAAGTAGCACAAGCAATTGAGCAAGTTTTGCGAATAAATCCAGAACTTCTTCCAGAGGCACTGCATACAGAAAGGGTGACACAATTACTTAAAGCTTCTGAAGCTCAAGGTGGGTATAGTGTCGGGCGTTCCATTCAAGAATTACCAGCGAAGCAAAGCACAAATAAAGTTAATGATATTGGATTGATTGAACTAAGAGCGATCGCACAAGTTCACAATACTTATATATTGGCAGAACATCCCACGGGATTATGGTTAGTAGAACAACATATTGCTCATGAGAGAGTATTGTACGAGCAATTATGCGATCGCTGGCAACTTATACCCTTAAAATCACCAGTAATTCTCACTCAATTAACACCAGCGCAATTAGAACAACTTCAACGATTAAATCTTGATGTTCAACCCTTTGGCGAACAATTATGGGCAATTCGTACAGCACCAGAAATTTTAGCGCAACGAGATGATTGCCAAAACGCCTTATGGGAAATTAGCTTAGGAGGCGACTTACAAACTGCTCAAGTAGCCACAGCCTGTCGTAGCGCCATCCGTAATGGTACACTCCTAAGCCTTCCAGAAATGCAAACGTTATTAGATCAGTGGAAAAGCACCCGTAATCCTCGTACTTGTCCGCACGGACGACCAATTTATTTATCATTAGAAGAATCTGCCCTAGCGCGTTTCTTCAAGCGTCATTGGGTAATTGGTAAAAGTCATGGGATTTAAAATCAATAACCCACTAGCGATTTAAACCAGATCAATTTCCTGCAAATACTGCTATACATCCTACTGTAGAGACGTGATATATCGCGTCTCTACTTACTTTTTGCGATATCGCCTATTTTTATCTAATTAAATTATTATTTAATACAGTATTAAACGTTGCTATATGAATAACTCTCCAACAATCGCTTCTGTTGCATTAAACATTATTTTACTCTTTATAATATTATTTTTGCTCTATCAAAAAGGCTCAGTCAATAAAGCTTTTATTGATTTTTGTGCAAGTGTATCATTACCAACAGACCACTTAATTACTAAATCTTGGTGGGTAAAGGAAGTTAGCCATCAAGTCAGCTTGACGCAATCTCAGGAATACAATGCTTGCATATTCGGTGACTCAATTACTTCTCCTCTAAACAATACATTAGGTGATCATACTTTTAATTTTGCTCTTAAAGGCATGAGTAGTGTTTCTTTAATTGAGCAATTACATAAATTAGTTGCTGCTCATGTGAGATGTCAAAAAGCAATTATTGCCATTGGTACAAACGATGCTTGTTATCATATTGATGATGATACTTTTATTAATAATATGCAGCAGTCAATATCTTTAGTAAGGGAAATGGGTGCTAACCAAGTAATTTTAATCCCTGCTTTTTACTCAACTGTTGCAGCAAGCCTCAATCCATTATTAGCAGGTACAATTACTAGGGTTGAAGAAATTAATCAATTAATTAATCAAGTTGCGGAAAGTCAAAATGTTTTAGTAAATACTGAATGTATACAAGAATTATTTGAGGGGAAATCACTGAAAAAGAATTTAACTACTGATGGTGTTCATCTAAATGCTGATGGACAAAAAATATATCGACAAGGGTTAATCAAGCTCATTTGAGAAATAAACTACATAGAGACGTATCATGGTACATCTCTAATCAAATTATTAAAAAAGCCTGCATACGCAGGCTTAGTATGTATAGCCTCAGCATCAATAGCTGAGGGAATTTGAAACAAAGAAATTTAATTATTTACCTATTGCCTTGCCGATCGCTTCTTGCGCTTGATCAATTAAATTAGAATCAGAATTTTCTTTTTGAGAAGATACTACTGTTTTTTCGTTAGCCTTTTCACCGTAGTCAAATAATTCATTGGCATTTTTTGATGCTTGCTTATCCTCTTCTAGAAGACCTGTAGCTTCACTATATTCATAAGCACGGTCAATTTTTTCCTGTGAGCTTAGATGACGAGGAGGAGTAGAAAGCGCATAGCTAGGCTGTTGAAAGAAAATAAATAAACTACAAAAGCTAGTTAAAAATATTAAGCTGAATGTCAGCGCAACCTTAAATAATCCTTTTTGAATAGCTGCTGAAAACTGAGACATAGTACTTTCCTCAAAATTTGGTTTTTGCAAGCTGTTATAGCTGAATTTATGTAAATAAAATTTATTTACAATAACACAACTTATTGTGATTTTGTACCTAAAAGAATGCTTCTATCCGCAGACACATAAATTTTAGGGTTCTAACCATTCTTGATTAATTTGGATACCTCGGCTTTCCATTGTTTGTTCAAATAAATCTGTAGGCAATGCTTGTTCTACAACCCAAACACCAGGTTTGTTAAGTTTGCCATCTAACATTAGTTGAGCAAGACTGCCAGTGCCACAGGCGGCTGCAACTGATGTATTTTTATGTACTAAAGTTGAGCAATAACTTGCTGGTTGTCCATCCTTGCTACCTGTGACTTCAGAACGAATCGCAACGCCAATACCACTGAGTTTGTCAGTAAAATCGGTCATGCGGTGACTAACATGGGCAAGAAATTCAATCACTGCTGAATTTCTCAGCCAGCTAGCAGGCCACCAGTGGGCAACACTCCAAGTAAGATAGTTATAAAAATCTGGAACTGTACCAAATTTAGTAATTACAGTTTTGACAGGAAAGGTTTCTGGTAAGGTAAATGTTTCTGGCATATCGAACCAGTAAACACCAGTACGACCGTAAGGTGCTGGAAATTGAATCGTTTCGCGATCGCTATACGGCTTCACCATCTCCCATTTACCATCTATCCACGATTCAAACTCACGGCGCAACCCTAAAAACGTAGTTC
This genomic stretch from Oculatellaceae cyanobacterium harbors:
- a CDS encoding RtcB family protein gives rise to the protein MNHFIEVCLDTENSVWLMLHSGSRNIGNMLAQCHISTAKELTRLANTQLPDLDLAYFVQGTSEFAAYWRDLQWAQNYARFNREAMMARFKRIIEKHLAGGKQAKPLLEVNCHHNYAEQEVHFGEEVYVTRKGAVRAREQDYGIIPGSMGAKSFIIKGKGNAHSYHSCSHGAGRLMSRNKAKENFSLDDLLEQTQGVECRKDTGILDEIPGAYKPIEQVMANQSDLVEVVATLKQVVCVKG
- a CDS encoding rhodanese-like domain-containing protein; its protein translation is MSNISENLENAKDKITEGIEKATNKVGDSIKGAKDNMPEVTPTPPGLKTQSSAEDLKSRLEWGEPAFTILDVRDRNTFNDGHIMGAMAMPVDQLVDRAKSSLEPSRDIYVYGESDEATASAASLLRQAGFECVAELKGGLAAWKAIGGATEGISESRTPAGADDYNVVSRLQDEASKS
- the mutL gene encoding DNA mismatch repair endonuclease MutL, producing the protein MALGIQPLPTEVVNLIAAGEVIDSMAAVVRELVENALDAGAKRIVVSLYPDQWRVRVADNGNGMVLTDLRQAAVAHSTSKIRKCEDLWKITSLGFRGEALHSIAQLASLEILSRASSCSEGWSVTYNTQGEAVDVSAVAIAPGTVVTVSNLFGNWAARRQGLPPMSQQMRAVQAIIHQIALCHPHVTWNVQQNGREWFSISPGVTARQILPQLLQQVRLSDLQQLTVKVPTPQAVGVQGNGGVGEKNGDNASIPNSSDQNSYLNSSLYIVLGLPDRCHRRRADWVRVATNRRMVRSPQLEQTILGAFQRTLPRDRYPICFLHLDISPHQIDWNRHPAKAEIYLHHLTYWQEQVAQAIEQVLRINPELLPEALHTERVTQLLKASEAQGGYSVGRSIQELPAKQSTNKVNDIGLIELRAIAQVHNTYILAEHPTGLWLVEQHIAHERVLYEQLCDRWQLIPLKSPVILTQLTPAQLEQLQRLNLDVQPFGEQLWAIRTAPEILAQRDDCQNALWEISLGGDLQTAQVATACRSAIRNGTLLSLPEMQTLLDQWKSTRNPRTCPHGRPIYLSLEESALARFFKRHWVIGKSHGI
- a CDS encoding SGNH/GDSL hydrolase family protein, which produces MNNSPTIASVALNIILLFIILFLLYQKGSVNKAFIDFCASVSLPTDHLITKSWWVKEVSHQVSLTQSQEYNACIFGDSITSPLNNTLGDHTFNFALKGMSSVSLIEQLHKLVAAHVRCQKAIIAIGTNDACYHIDDDTFINNMQQSISLVREMGANQVILIPAFYSTVAASLNPLLAGTITRVEEINQLINQVAESQNVLVNTECIQELFEGKSLKKNLTTDGVHLNADGQKIYRQGLIKLI
- a CDS encoding saccharopine dehydrogenase NADP-binding domain-containing protein, yielding MNKVLILGGTGRIGSSVAQDLIAHTDAEIIVTGRNSANGTAISSQLGSQVEFFALDLDEEDSLKNAIASSDLVIHCAGPFHYRDARVLKSCIEQGVNYLDVSDHRSFTRKALDYKPDAEAAGVTAIVNTGIFPGISNSMVRQGVEQLDEAERIHLSYVVAGSGGAGITVMRTTFLGLRREFESWIDGKWEMVKPYSDRETIQFPAPYGRTGVYWFDMPETFTLPETFPVKTVITKFGTVPDFYNYLTWSVAHWWPASWLRNSAVIEFLAHVSHRMTDFTDKLSGIGVAIRSEVTGSKDGQPASYCSTLVHKNTSVAAACGTGSLAQLMLDGKLNKPGVWVVEQALPTDLFEQTMESRGIQINQEWLEP